One region of Catenuloplanes indicus genomic DNA includes:
- a CDS encoding MFS transporter gives MASTSTTRVFAILASAAGTVSLMQSLITPVLPTIQRDLHTDAGTATWVFTSWLLAAAVATPLLGRVGDMIGKRRVLVAALVALAAGCLVAALAPTIAVLIAGRVLQGLGGAVFPLAFGIIRDEFPPARVASAVGGMSAVIAAGGGVGIVLAGPVVGALDWRWLFWLPLAAALTVAAFALRVVPESPLRTPGRINWLAAALMSSWLVALLLPLTKASAWGWTSAPVIGLLAAAAVLLATWIVVEFRSSNPLIDMRMMRRPAVWTTNLVALLFGAGMFGAYAFLPQLIQTPVAAGYGFGASLTTTGLLMLPMLIAMAASGSLSGPLNTRLSGKAQLVIGASLVALACASIAAFHHAPWQVATAGAVFGLGLGVSFAAMINLIVHAVPPSQTGVASGMNTNIRTIGASIGTAVVASIVTGHMQPNGLPYESGYTTAFWVMTGLAATAVALSLLVPVVRPQHTEDVATGTPEPALADA, from the coding sequence ATGGCAAGCACCAGCACCACCCGCGTGTTCGCGATCCTCGCGTCCGCCGCGGGCACCGTCTCCCTCATGCAGTCCCTGATCACCCCGGTGCTGCCCACCATCCAGCGCGACCTGCACACCGACGCCGGCACCGCGACCTGGGTCTTCACGTCCTGGCTGCTGGCGGCCGCGGTCGCCACGCCGCTGCTCGGCCGGGTCGGCGACATGATCGGCAAACGCCGCGTGCTGGTCGCCGCGCTGGTCGCGCTCGCGGCCGGCTGCCTGGTCGCGGCGCTGGCACCGACCATCGCGGTGCTCATCGCCGGCCGCGTGCTACAAGGCCTCGGCGGTGCGGTCTTCCCGCTGGCGTTCGGCATCATCCGGGACGAGTTCCCGCCGGCCCGCGTCGCGTCCGCGGTGGGCGGTATGTCCGCGGTCATCGCGGCCGGCGGCGGCGTCGGCATCGTGCTCGCCGGGCCGGTCGTCGGCGCGCTCGACTGGCGCTGGCTGTTCTGGCTCCCGCTGGCCGCCGCGCTGACGGTGGCCGCGTTCGCGCTGCGGGTGGTGCCGGAGTCCCCGCTCCGTACCCCGGGAAGGATCAACTGGCTCGCCGCGGCACTGATGTCGTCCTGGCTGGTCGCACTGCTGCTGCCGCTCACCAAGGCCTCGGCCTGGGGATGGACCTCGGCGCCGGTGATCGGGCTGCTGGCCGCGGCCGCGGTGCTGCTCGCCACCTGGATCGTGGTCGAGTTCCGGTCCTCGAACCCGCTGATCGACATGCGCATGATGCGGCGCCCGGCCGTGTGGACCACGAACCTGGTGGCGCTGCTGTTCGGCGCCGGCATGTTCGGCGCATACGCGTTCCTGCCGCAACTGATCCAGACGCCGGTCGCGGCCGGATACGGCTTCGGCGCCAGCCTGACCACGACCGGCCTGCTGATGCTGCCGATGCTGATCGCGATGGCCGCGTCCGGCTCGCTGAGCGGGCCGCTGAACACCCGGCTGTCCGGCAAGGCGCAGCTGGTGATCGGCGCGTCGCTGGTCGCGCTGGCGTGCGCCTCGATCGCGGCGTTCCACCACGCGCCGTGGCAGGTCGCCACCGCCGGCGCGGTCTTCGGCCTGGGCCTGGGCGTCTCGTTCGCCGCGATGATCAACCTGATCGTGCACGCGGTGCCGCCGTCCCAGACCGGCGTGGCCAGCGGTATGAACACCAACATCCGGACGATCGGCGCGTCCATCGGCACGGCCGTGGTCGCCTCGATCGTGACCGGGCACATGCAGCCGAACGGCCTGCCGTACGAGTCCGGCTACACCACCGCCTTCTGGGTGATGACCGGGCTCGCCGCCACCGCCGTCGCGCTGTCGCTACTGGTCCCGGTGGTGCGGCCGCAGCACACCGAGGACGTCGCCACCGGTACGCCGGAGCCCGCGCTCGCCGACGCGTGA
- a CDS encoding TetR/AcrR family transcriptional regulator: protein MTERTTALRRPQRADARRNYDALLAAAREVFADKGTEASLEEIARRAGVGIGTLYRNFPARQDLFEAVYVGEVEQLCAVADEVADLPPWDALQTFLRRFVGYAATKRAIKEALNAESAMFVSCRADMYAAGRPLFARAQAAGVARADATFDDVLRMVSGITAGAYVDDAQRERVLTMALDGVRAT from the coding sequence GTGACGGAGCGGACAACCGCTCTCCGGCGGCCGCAGCGCGCGGACGCCCGGCGCAACTACGACGCGCTGCTGGCCGCCGCGCGCGAGGTCTTCGCGGATAAGGGAACCGAGGCGTCGCTGGAGGAGATCGCCCGCCGGGCCGGTGTCGGCATCGGCACGCTCTACCGCAACTTCCCGGCCCGCCAGGACCTGTTCGAGGCCGTCTACGTCGGCGAGGTCGAGCAGCTGTGCGCGGTCGCGGACGAGGTGGCGGACCTGCCGCCGTGGGACGCGCTGCAGACCTTCCTGCGCCGGTTCGTCGGCTACGCCGCGACCAAGCGTGCGATCAAGGAGGCGCTGAACGCGGAGTCCGCGATGTTCGTCAGCTGCCGCGCCGACATGTACGCGGCCGGCCGCCCGCTCTTCGCCCGCGCCCAGGCCGCCGGCGTGGCCCGCGCGGACGCCACCTTCGACGACGTCCTGCGCATGGTCAGCGGCATCACCGCCGGCGCCTACGTCGACGACGCCCAGCGCGAACGCGTCCTCACCATGGCCCTGGACGGCGTGCGGGCCACGTAG
- a CDS encoding amidohydrolase family protein, whose product MPVDAHVHFWNPQTLHYAWLAGTPLDRPYRPVDLAAELGELPDLVMVQADCAPHQARAEVEWMRAAADAYPRIRGMVAYAPLETGPAAAGLIEEYAADPFVVGVRRSIQDQKPGFAVTGHFRYGVRALGAAGLTFDACVRHHQLPELAVLARDCPGTTIVLDHLGKPPVATGEGRDAWRAALAELAALPHVRCKLSGLVTEASYDTWTPDQLYPYLDTALELFGADRCLFGSDWPVVTLASDYRHWYGTVRNVLAPAERHAVLSGNALTVYGLSR is encoded by the coding sequence ATGCCGGTCGATGCGCATGTGCACTTCTGGAATCCTCAGACGCTGCACTACGCGTGGCTGGCCGGGACGCCGCTGGACCGGCCGTACCGTCCGGTGGATCTTGCCGCCGAGCTCGGTGAGCTGCCCGACCTCGTCATGGTGCAGGCCGACTGTGCCCCGCATCAGGCGCGTGCCGAGGTGGAGTGGATGCGCGCGGCCGCGGACGCCTATCCGCGGATCCGCGGCATGGTCGCCTACGCCCCGCTGGAGACCGGACCGGCCGCGGCCGGCCTGATCGAGGAGTACGCGGCCGACCCGTTCGTCGTCGGCGTCCGCCGGAGCATCCAGGACCAGAAACCCGGCTTCGCCGTGACCGGCCATTTCCGGTACGGCGTGCGCGCGCTCGGCGCCGCCGGCCTGACGTTCGACGCGTGCGTCCGGCACCACCAGCTGCCCGAGCTGGCTGTGCTGGCCCGCGACTGCCCGGGCACCACGATCGTGCTCGACCACCTGGGCAAGCCGCCGGTTGCCACCGGCGAGGGCCGGGACGCCTGGCGTGCCGCGCTGGCCGAGCTGGCCGCGCTCCCGCACGTACGGTGCAAGCTGTCCGGGCTGGTCACCGAGGCGAGCTACGACACCTGGACGCCCGATCAGCTGTACCCCTATCTCGACACGGCGCTGGAGCTGTTCGGCGCGGACCGTTGCCTGTTCGGCAGTGACTGGCCCGTGGTGACGCTCGCCTCCGACTACCGGCACTGGTACGGCACGGTCCGCAATGTGCTCGCGCCCGCGGAACGGCATGCGGTGCTGTCCGGGAATGCGCTCACCGTCTACGGCCTTTCGCGCTGA